From Halococcus hamelinensis 100A6, one genomic window encodes:
- a CDS encoding heme-binding protein yields MDRRRPPRTEEGWYVLHDFRTVDWDAWRDAPEREREAAIEEGAEYLASHEAVADADAGGSATFSVLGSGADLLVLHLRPSMADLDTAERRFETTALADFTEQTDSYVSVTEVSGYMSEEYFEGEEIEDSGMARYIESRLKPEIPDAEYVSFYPMDKRREPEYNWYDLPFDERADLMSGHGDIGREYAGKVTQIITGSVGFDDHEWGVTLFADDPTQIKKLLYEMRFDPSSSRYADFGRFRFGRRFPPADLDAFLAGEPVPAEGDASGTDAGHPHGDAGDGHHHGGSSETDDEEGEDMRSALAEEGIYAGQPHGEDVHAVVVYSEADPDELAEDVDGLRGNFEHYDTHVKTAVYEPHEARDASDTSGEIASRGGNAAVASIWETESAAETASGFLSDLPGVVARAEAEEGEAVDAGSGFGTMGMFYTTKPAHRGAFVDRFETVGDLLAEMEGHRETDLLVSRDDENDMFISSQWRSREDAMEFFRSEAFRETVSFGREVLDDRPRHVFLT; encoded by the coding sequence ATGGACCGACGGAGACCGCCACGAACCGAGGAGGGCTGGTACGTGCTCCACGATTTTCGGACCGTCGACTGGGACGCGTGGCGCGACGCACCCGAGCGCGAACGCGAGGCCGCCATCGAGGAGGGGGCCGAGTACCTCGCGAGCCACGAGGCCGTCGCGGACGCCGACGCGGGCGGGTCGGCGACGTTCAGCGTACTCGGTAGCGGGGCCGACCTCCTCGTGCTCCACCTCCGGCCGTCGATGGCCGACCTCGACACCGCCGAGCGCCGGTTCGAGACCACCGCGCTCGCCGACTTCACCGAGCAGACCGACTCCTACGTCTCGGTGACGGAGGTCTCGGGCTACATGTCCGAGGAGTACTTCGAGGGCGAGGAAATAGAGGACTCGGGGATGGCGCGCTACATCGAGTCGCGATTGAAGCCCGAGATCCCCGACGCCGAGTACGTCTCCTTCTACCCGATGGACAAGCGCCGCGAGCCCGAGTACAACTGGTACGACCTCCCGTTCGACGAGCGCGCCGACCTCATGAGCGGCCACGGCGACATCGGCCGGGAGTACGCGGGCAAGGTCACCCAGATCATCACGGGCTCCGTGGGTTTCGACGACCACGAGTGGGGCGTGACCCTCTTCGCCGACGACCCCACCCAGATCAAGAAGCTCCTCTACGAGATGCGCTTCGACCCGTCGAGTTCGCGCTACGCCGACTTCGGCCGGTTCCGATTCGGCCGGCGCTTCCCGCCCGCGGACCTCGACGCGTTCCTCGCCGGCGAACCGGTGCCGGCCGAGGGCGATGCGAGCGGGACCGACGCCGGCCACCCACACGGCGACGCCGGCGACGGTCACCATCACGGCGGGTCGAGCGAGACCGACGATGAGGAGGGAGAGGACATGCGGAGTGCGCTCGCCGAGGAGGGTATCTACGCCGGCCAGCCCCACGGCGAGGACGTCCACGCGGTGGTGGTCTACTCCGAGGCCGACCCGGACGAACTCGCGGAGGACGTGGACGGCCTCCGGGGTAACTTCGAGCACTACGATACCCACGTGAAGACCGCGGTCTACGAGCCCCACGAGGCGCGTGACGCCTCCGATACGAGCGGTGAGATCGCGAGCCGAGGCGGCAACGCGGCGGTCGCGAGCATCTGGGAGACCGAGAGCGCCGCCGAGACCGCGAGCGGCTTCCTCTCGGACCTCCCGGGGGTCGTCGCCCGGGCCGAGGCCGAGGAGGGCGAGGCGGTCGACGCGGGGAGCGGGTTCGGCACGATGGGGATGTTCTACACCACCAAGCCGGCCCACCGCGGGGCGTTCGTCGACCGATTCGAGACCGTCGGCGACCTCCTCGCGGAGATGGAGGGCCACCGCGAGACCGACCTCCTCGTGAGCCGCGACGACGAGAACGACATGTTCATCTCCAGCCAGTGGCGCTCGCGCGAGGACGCGATGGAGTTCTTCCGGAGCGAGGCGTTCCGCGAGACCGTCTCGTTCGGTCGTGAGGTCCTCGACGACCGCCCGCGACACGTCTTCCTGACGTAG
- a CDS encoding molybdopterin biosynthesis protein, with protein MSERKEFRDLATVEEAHAAIESLDLDPGTETVDLDEADGRVLAERVDAGLDVPGFDRSALDGYALHARETFGASEADPATVTVVGTVEAGQRPAVDLDAGEAVEIATGAVMPSDADAMVAVERTDRDGDTLLVRTAVTPGENVMAAGADIAAGERALGPGTRLTSREIGLLSALGVDQVPVRAKPRVGIVSTGDELVRPGETVDSGRGQIYDVNSYAVAAGVREAGGEPVVYPHAGDDMTEMERALREAADECDLVLSSGSTSASAVDVVYRVIEEQGDLLLHGVSIKPGKPMLVGRLGGPGSGAGSTADSDGSDTQPASDGSAYIGLPGYPVSALSIFRTFVAPAIRRAAGRADPPSATVEGRMAVRERHDEGRHRLVPVGLVTDGDGETLVYPVDKGSGATTSLVEADGIVEMPADVTYLDRDERVSVELFSPDVRPPTVFGVGEDDPLFSRLLDRLDRPRYLGHGSRVGRRRLRDDVPDFAVVSAAEEVETGTELGGWTREWGLVVPAGNPAGIGGLADLVDRDHRFVNRSTTSGLRTSLGNALADLADERGVDRHDLVDAIEGFDFAVESHESPARRVVAGDADAGLGLRATAGKLGCGFVPVGEERIRVLANHSRTEKPGVERLRAELDDVGDLVDDRPGFGTADDR; from the coding sequence GTGAGTGAGCGCAAGGAGTTCCGCGACCTCGCCACGGTCGAGGAGGCCCACGCCGCCATCGAATCCCTCGACCTCGACCCCGGAACCGAGACGGTCGACCTCGACGAAGCCGACGGCCGGGTGCTCGCCGAACGCGTCGATGCGGGCCTCGACGTCCCCGGCTTCGACCGCTCGGCGCTCGACGGCTACGCGCTCCACGCCCGCGAGACGTTCGGCGCGAGCGAGGCCGACCCGGCGACCGTCACGGTGGTCGGCACGGTCGAAGCGGGCCAGCGCCCGGCCGTCGACCTCGACGCGGGCGAGGCGGTCGAGATCGCCACCGGAGCCGTGATGCCGTCCGACGCCGACGCGATGGTGGCGGTCGAGCGGACTGATAGGGACGGCGATACGCTCCTCGTCCGAACGGCGGTGACGCCGGGCGAGAACGTGATGGCGGCGGGCGCGGACATCGCGGCGGGCGAGCGGGCGCTCGGGCCCGGTACCCGGCTCACCTCGCGCGAGATCGGATTGCTGTCGGCGCTCGGGGTGGACCAGGTCCCGGTCCGCGCGAAGCCGCGGGTGGGCATCGTCTCGACCGGCGACGAACTCGTCAGACCAGGCGAGACCGTCGACAGCGGTCGCGGCCAGATCTACGACGTGAACAGCTACGCCGTCGCGGCGGGGGTGCGGGAGGCCGGCGGCGAGCCGGTCGTCTACCCCCACGCCGGCGACGACATGACCGAGATGGAGCGCGCCCTCCGGGAGGCCGCCGACGAGTGCGACCTCGTCTTGTCCTCGGGGTCGACCTCCGCGAGCGCCGTCGACGTGGTCTATCGCGTGATCGAAGAGCAGGGCGACCTCCTCCTCCACGGGGTCTCGATAAAGCCCGGCAAGCCGATGCTGGTCGGACGGCTCGGCGGTCCCGGCTCCGGGGCCGGGTCCACGGCGGACTCGGATGGCTCGGACACACAGCCTGCGTCCGATGGCTCGGCCTACATCGGTCTGCCGGGCTATCCCGTCTCGGCGCTCTCGATCTTCCGGACGTTCGTCGCGCCCGCCATCCGCCGCGCCGCGGGGCGTGCCGACCCGCCGAGCGCGACCGTCGAGGGCCGGATGGCGGTCCGGGAACGCCACGACGAGGGCCGCCACCGGCTGGTTCCCGTCGGCCTCGTAACCGACGGGGACGGCGAGACGCTCGTCTATCCGGTGGACAAGGGCAGCGGCGCGACCACCAGCCTCGTCGAGGCCGACGGGATCGTCGAGATGCCCGCCGACGTCACCTACCTCGACCGCGACGAGCGGGTTTCCGTAGAACTCTTCTCGCCCGACGTGCGCCCGCCGACCGTCTTCGGCGTCGGCGAGGACGACCCGCTGTTCTCGCGGCTGCTCGACCGCCTCGACCGCCCGCGCTACCTCGGCCACGGGAGCCGGGTCGGTCGGCGGCGGCTCCGCGACGACGTGCCCGACTTCGCGGTCGTTTCGGCGGCCGAAGAGGTCGAAACCGGAACCGAACTCGGCGGCTGGACTCGCGAGTGGGGACTGGTCGTGCCCGCGGGGAACCCGGCGGGGATCGGCGGGCTCGCGGACCTCGTCGACCGCGACCATCGGTTCGTGAACCGCTCGACGACCTCGGGGCTCCGAACGAGCCTCGGGAACGCGCTCGCCGACCTCGCCGACGAGCGCGGGGTCGACCGCCACGACCTCGTCGACGCCATCGAGGGGTTCGACTTCGCCGTCGAGTCCCACGAGAGCCCGGCGCGTCGCGTGGTCGCGGGCGACGCCGACGCCGGGCTCGGTCTGCGGGCGACCGCCGGGAAACTCGGCTGCGGGTTCGTGCCGGTCGGCGAGGAGCGAATTCGGGTGCTCGCGAACCACTCACGGACCGAAAAACCCGGCGTCGAACGCCTCCGAGCCGAACTCGACGACGTCGGGGATCTCGTCGACGACCGTCCCGGGTTCGGCACGGCCGACGACCGCTGA
- a CDS encoding transcriptional regulator — MSRSALVGNVTAMLEDAGFLVSERCAVRPKSFDVAARRDDSLLLVKILGNIDAFDGRTGIEMRRLGGFLDATPMVIGLRTRDEDLKPGVMYLRHGVPVLSPDTALDLFVEDVPPMIYAAPGGLYVNIDGKVLADEREDRDWSLGRLATELGVSRRTVSKYEDGMNASVEVAARMEDLLDAPLANPVDVFESPEALADDDEAESHSAEDSLVAVLTRVGFNVHPTTRAPFTTVSEDDGTAENVLTGNSAFTPTAEKRARIMSSLGTVTRTRSVYVVDRSKRDAVEGTALIEREEIDAIRDPDDLRDLIQERAEEPA, encoded by the coding sequence ATGTCACGGTCCGCGCTGGTCGGCAACGTGACCGCCATGCTCGAGGACGCGGGCTTTCTCGTGAGCGAGCGGTGTGCGGTGCGGCCGAAGAGCTTCGACGTCGCCGCCCGCCGCGACGACAGCCTCCTGCTCGTGAAGATCCTCGGGAACATCGACGCGTTCGACGGGCGCACAGGGATAGAGATGCGACGCCTCGGTGGCTTCCTCGACGCCACCCCGATGGTGATCGGCCTCAGAACCCGCGACGAGGACCTCAAACCCGGCGTGATGTACCTCCGCCACGGGGTCCCGGTGCTGAGTCCCGACACCGCGCTCGACCTCTTCGTCGAGGACGTCCCGCCGATGATCTACGCCGCGCCGGGCGGGCTCTACGTCAACATCGACGGGAAGGTGCTCGCCGACGAGCGCGAGGACCGCGACTGGAGCCTCGGTCGGCTCGCCACCGAACTCGGGGTCTCGCGGCGAACGGTCTCGAAGTACGAGGACGGCATGAACGCCTCCGTCGAGGTCGCCGCGCGGATGGAGGACCTCCTCGACGCGCCGCTCGCGAACCCCGTCGACGTCTTCGAGAGCCCGGAGGCGCTCGCGGACGACGACGAGGCCGAATCGCACTCGGCCGAGGACTCGCTGGTCGCCGTGCTGACGAGGGTGGGGTTCAACGTCCACCCCACGACCCGCGCGCCGTTCACCACCGTGAGCGAGGACGACGGCACCGCCGAGAACGTCCTCACGGGGAACTCGGCGTTCACCCCGACCGCCGAGAAGCGCGCCCGGATCATGAGTTCGCTCGGGACCGTCACGCGAACCCGGTCGGTCTACGTCGTCGACCGCTCGAAGCGCGACGCCGTCGAGGGCACCGCGCTGATCGAACGCGAGGAGATCGACGCCATCCGTGACCCCGACGACCTCCGCGACCTGATCCAGGAACGCGCCGAGGAACCCGCCTGA
- a CDS encoding ABC1 kinase family protein: MNVRAYGRFFVVLRQFLPLILAYLRDRRRFLVFGGQRRVTGEMRTERARILLDSLLTLGPTFIKLGQILSTRPDVLPGEYVAELTKLQDEVPPAEWAEARRVIEAEFGSTEAAFDSFDTDAISGASLGQVYRAEFEGEAVAVKVRRPGIVDLVEADLKVVKWSLPLVIRFIGEARSFSLETLAEEFDKTIHQELDYAREARMLEEIKGNFADNDEVRIPEVVGERSTSRVLTMEYVSGTKVTAVDELDAMGVDRTALAERLERVYLQMIVDDGVFHADPHPGNLAVKPDGTLVFYDFGMSGRVDPYIQGKIIEFYMGIANQDIDAILDALVEMGTLSPEADRETMGNVMELAIQDVRGEEVEQYRVQEVVSQVEDTIYEFPLRLPANLALVLRVATVVEGVCVTLSPNFDFISVATDYLVEQGYREEGIRQFLEGRSEEVQDLARAAVRTPPKMERLLDRLDREDIVLHTDIEDTDNLLDTLANRLIFGVLLAVGVLSTTLLYATTDLLATGVAAAFSLVVAFYLVRSFRESTPVADTAPEFTRQGLSQPPGRGGNERNGQSGIEAMARTGSDTENDPDAESIAIERESDDSER; this comes from the coding sequence GTGAACGTCCGGGCGTACGGGCGGTTCTTCGTCGTCCTCCGGCAGTTCCTTCCCCTCATACTGGCGTACCTCCGCGACCGCCGGCGGTTCCTGGTCTTCGGCGGTCAGCGGCGGGTCACGGGCGAGATGCGAACCGAGCGCGCGCGGATACTGCTGGATTCGCTGCTCACCCTCGGGCCGACGTTCATCAAGCTCGGTCAGATCCTCTCGACCCGGCCCGACGTCCTCCCCGGCGAGTACGTCGCCGAGCTCACCAAACTCCAGGACGAGGTGCCGCCCGCCGAGTGGGCCGAGGCCCGGCGGGTGATCGAGGCGGAGTTCGGGTCGACCGAGGCGGCGTTCGACTCGTTCGACACGGACGCCATCTCGGGGGCGAGCCTCGGGCAGGTCTACCGCGCCGAGTTCGAGGGCGAGGCCGTCGCGGTGAAGGTCCGCCGGCCCGGGATCGTCGACCTCGTGGAGGCCGACCTCAAGGTGGTGAAGTGGAGCCTCCCCCTCGTGATCCGGTTCATCGGCGAGGCGCGGTCGTTCTCGCTCGAAACCCTCGCCGAGGAGTTCGACAAGACGATCCACCAGGAGCTCGACTACGCCCGCGAGGCACGGATGCTCGAGGAGATCAAGGGCAACTTCGCCGACAACGACGAGGTCCGGATCCCCGAGGTCGTCGGGGAACGCTCGACCTCGCGGGTGCTCACGATGGAGTACGTCTCGGGGACGAAGGTCACGGCGGTCGACGAACTCGACGCGATGGGGGTCGACCGGACGGCGCTCGCCGAGCGCCTCGAACGGGTCTACCTCCAGATGATCGTCGACGACGGGGTCTTCCACGCCGATCCCCATCCCGGGAACCTCGCGGTGAAGCCCGACGGAACCCTCGTGTTCTACGACTTCGGCATGAGCGGCCGGGTCGACCCCTACATCCAGGGCAAGATCATCGAGTTCTACATGGGGATCGCGAACCAGGACATCGACGCGATCCTGGATGCACTGGTCGAGATGGGCACCCTCAGCCCGGAGGCGGACCGCGAGACGATGGGGAACGTGATGGAGCTCGCGATCCAGGACGTCCGCGGCGAGGAGGTCGAACAGTACCGCGTCCAGGAGGTGGTGAGCCAGGTCGAGGACACCATCTACGAGTTCCCCCTCAGGCTCCCGGCCAACCTCGCGCTCGTGCTCCGGGTGGCGACCGTCGTCGAGGGGGTCTGTGTCACGCTGTCGCCGAACTTCGATTTCATCTCGGTCGCCACCGACTACCTCGTCGAACAGGGCTACCGCGAGGAGGGCATCCGACAGTTCCTCGAAGGCCGGAGCGAGGAGGTCCAAGACCTCGCGCGCGCGGCGGTCCGAACGCCGCCGAAGATGGAGCGCCTGCTCGACCGCCTCGACCGCGAGGACATCGTGCTCCACACCGACATCGAGGACACCGACAACCTGCTCGACACCCTCGCGAACCGACTGATCTTCGGGGTGCTCCTCGCGGTTGGGGTGCTCTCGACGACCCTCCTCTACGCGACCACGGACCTCCTCGCGACGGGCGTGGCGGCGGCGTTCTCGTTGGTGGTGGCGTTCTACCTCGTCCGGTCGTTCCGCGAGTCGACGCCGGTGGCGGACACCGCACCGGAGTTCACGCGCCAGGGGCTGAGCCAGCCACCCGGCAGAGGAGGGAACGAACGGAACGGGCAGAGCGGCATCGAGGCGATGGCGCGGACCGGGAGCGACACCGAGAACGACCCCGACGCCGAGTCGATCGCCATCGAGCGCGAGTCCGACGACTCGGAGCGATGA
- a CDS encoding molybdopterin molybdotransferase MoeA: protein MSQPAGFKRLTRLDAAHDRLLERVALVERTTTTRLDAADGRVLADPIDAARDVPHYTRAAMDGFAVRATETFGASERSPAPLRIADEPSPDAAVRVHTGSPLPDGADAVVMVEHTEQVGDEIEVTAAVAEGENVAPAGEDVAAGQHLYDAGHRLRPADLGLLKSVGLREVTVYERPTVGVIPTGEELVQADPGPGEVVETNGLTVSRYVERWGGRATYRDVVTDDHAALRAAIERDTTADLVVTAGGSSVGERDLLPAVVEDAGELLVHGVGLKPGHPVGFGVVNDTPVLLLPGYPVSCIVGAVQLLRPALKRAGRLPPDPLPTTTARLDRKVRSDVGTRTFVRVRLDETEGERTAVPTRASGAGALSSVAFADGWVVVPEEREGIPADESVAVEHWGRLP, encoded by the coding sequence ATGAGCCAACCGGCCGGGTTCAAACGCCTGACCCGCCTCGACGCGGCCCACGACCGTCTCCTCGAACGCGTCGCGCTGGTCGAGCGGACCACGACCACCCGCCTCGACGCCGCCGACGGCCGCGTGCTCGCCGACCCGATCGACGCGGCGCGCGACGTCCCCCACTACACCCGCGCCGCGATGGACGGCTTCGCGGTCCGCGCGACCGAGACCTTCGGGGCGAGCGAGCGCTCGCCCGCTCCGCTTCGGATCGCCGACGAACCGAGCCCCGACGCCGCGGTGCGGGTTCACACCGGAAGCCCGTTGCCCGACGGGGCGGACGCGGTGGTGATGGTCGAACACACCGAGCAGGTCGGCGACGAGATCGAAGTCACCGCGGCCGTCGCCGAGGGCGAGAACGTCGCGCCGGCCGGCGAGGACGTCGCGGCGGGCCAACACCTCTACGACGCCGGCCACCGCCTCCGTCCCGCCGACCTCGGTCTGTTGAAGTCCGTCGGGCTCCGGGAGGTCACGGTCTACGAACGGCCAACCGTCGGCGTGATCCCGACGGGCGAGGAGCTCGTACAGGCCGACCCGGGCCCGGGCGAGGTGGTCGAGACGAACGGGCTCACGGTCTCGCGGTACGTCGAGCGTTGGGGCGGGCGCGCGACCTATCGCGACGTGGTGACCGACGACCACGCCGCGCTCCGGGCGGCGATCGAGCGCGATACCACGGCCGACCTCGTCGTCACCGCGGGCGGGTCGTCGGTCGGCGAGCGCGACCTGCTCCCGGCCGTCGTCGAGGACGCGGGCGAACTGCTCGTCCACGGGGTCGGGCTCAAACCCGGCCACCCGGTCGGGTTCGGTGTCGTCAACGACACGCCGGTACTGCTGTTGCCGGGCTATCCGGTCTCCTGTATCGTCGGTGCCGTTCAACTCCTCCGCCCGGCGCTGAAACGTGCCGGGCGGCTGCCGCCGGACCCACTCCCGACGACGACCGCGCGGCTCGACCGGAAGGTCCGAAGCGACGTCGGCACGCGAACGTTCGTGCGGGTCCGTCTCGACGAGACCGAAGGGGAGCGGACGGCGGTGCCGACCCGGGCCAGCGGCGCGGGCGCGCTATCGAGCGTCGCGTTCGCCGACGGCTGGGTCGTCGTCCCCGAGGAACGCGAGGGGATCCCGGCCGACGAATCCGTGGCGGTCGAACACTGGGGGCGGTTGCCGTGA
- a CDS encoding Hsp20/alpha crystallin family protein, whose amino-acid sequence MSLSDALANLPEPVFADGYESETAYLLVVDLPGVTDETLDVRVERGRLHVEARRAKTPPTAFRYRREDRPLFVEFSLPLVPRIDETGIEGSLDHGTLTLTLPKREATATSIPITTDGQ is encoded by the coding sequence ATGTCGCTGTCAGACGCGCTGGCGAACCTCCCCGAACCCGTGTTCGCCGACGGCTACGAGTCCGAGACGGCGTACCTCCTCGTGGTCGACCTGCCGGGCGTGACCGACGAGACGCTCGACGTACGGGTCGAGCGGGGTCGCCTCCACGTCGAGGCGCGACGAGCGAAGACCCCGCCGACGGCCTTTCGGTACCGCCGCGAGGACCGCCCGCTGTTCGTGGAGTTCAGCCTCCCGCTCGTCCCCCGCATCGACGAGACCGGGATCGAGGGGAGCCTCGACCACGGCACGCTCACCCTCACCCTCCCGAAGCGCGAGGCCACGGCGACCTCGATCCCGATAACCACCGACGGCCAGTGA
- a CDS encoding Nmad3 family putative nucleotide modification protein has translation MPRAVAINVGANTNAPGVRGPVHPDGRFEFVPIPEPEPVAEPVPTYRDLDLETAIPNDALDSPVHLDPEFAEYPFGERYTYGDPFGVKARPLLDLDAGDLVSFYATLSMVGEPTARQPPDWGAYLIGGFELAADPISGEEYRALPASERERFATNAHCKRETFDARVLLAGDPDGSGLYDRAIPLSAPTAGVDANELVTDLSSDSGKGPWWRRPLRFDGTATETLWRLHEARGRERLDSV, from the coding sequence ATGCCGCGTGCCGTCGCGATCAACGTCGGAGCCAACACCAACGCGCCGGGCGTTCGGGGGCCGGTCCACCCCGACGGCCGCTTCGAGTTCGTCCCGATCCCCGAACCCGAACCGGTCGCCGAACCCGTTCCGACCTACCGAGACCTCGACCTCGAAACCGCCATCCCGAACGACGCGCTCGATTCGCCCGTCCACCTCGACCCCGAGTTCGCGGAGTACCCCTTCGGCGAGCGCTACACCTACGGCGACCCCTTCGGCGTCAAGGCACGTCCCCTCCTCGACCTCGACGCGGGCGACCTCGTCTCGTTCTACGCCACGCTCTCGATGGTCGGCGAGCCGACCGCCCGACAGCCTCCCGATTGGGGTGCCTATCTGATCGGTGGGTTCGAGCTCGCCGCCGACCCCATCTCGGGGGAGGAGTACCGCGCCCTCCCGGCGTCCGAGCGCGAGCGATTCGCCACCAACGCCCACTGCAAGCGCGAGACGTTCGACGCGCGGGTGTTGCTCGCGGGCGATCCGGACGGCTCGGGGCTCTACGACCGCGCGATACCCCTCTCCGCACCGACGGCGGGCGTCGACGCCAACGAACTCGTGACCGACCTATCGAGCGATTCGGGGAAGGGACCGTGGTGGCGGCGGCCGCTGCGGTTCGACGGGACGGCGACCGAGACGCTGTGGCGGCTTCACGAGGCGCGCGGTCGCGAGCGACTCGACTCGGTGTAG
- a CDS encoding acyltransferase — protein sequence MTKRHVTLPPAADAGLETFLTEVDDRLSGPEDTCDVVAETLAGLYGDDDAYRRFREDGAVSAAERVRLQGYDPCNATLESEYYAEKDEETFERSKHLQWLWRQFDATPMADNVEFALRFRAMLANHLFAEAGENLRLFKGITMTYGHNIEMGDNTVVHDDVHLDDRGRLTVGSRVSIADDSHVYSHDHDIVDQTEITNFHTLIADDARLGYDSMVRAGVRVGENAMVGARSLLQRDVPDHHVAVGTPAKSVRVKPGWESVADPIENANEDRRDERRLATDLPEDLDEFDEFGRDRSPPT from the coding sequence ATGACAAAGCGCCACGTCACGCTGCCGCCGGCAGCGGACGCGGGACTCGAAACGTTTCTGACCGAGGTCGACGACCGACTGTCCGGCCCCGAGGACACCTGCGACGTGGTCGCCGAAACCCTCGCGGGCCTCTACGGCGACGACGACGCCTACCGACGGTTTCGGGAGGACGGCGCGGTGTCGGCCGCCGAACGCGTCCGCCTCCAGGGCTACGACCCCTGTAACGCAACGCTCGAAAGCGAGTACTACGCCGAGAAGGACGAGGAGACGTTCGAGCGCTCGAAACACCTCCAGTGGCTCTGGCGGCAGTTCGACGCCACGCCGATGGCCGATAACGTCGAGTTCGCGCTCCGTTTCCGGGCGATGCTCGCGAACCACCTCTTCGCCGAGGCCGGCGAGAACCTCCGACTGTTCAAAGGGATCACGATGACCTACGGCCACAACATCGAGATGGGCGACAACACCGTCGTCCACGACGACGTCCATCTCGACGACCGCGGGCGGCTCACGGTCGGCTCGCGGGTGAGCATCGCCGACGACTCACACGTCTACAGCCACGACCACGACATCGTCGACCAGACCGAAATCACGAACTTCCACACGCTCATCGCGGACGACGCGCGCCTCGGCTACGACTCGATGGTCAGGGCGGGGGTCCGGGTCGGCGAGAACGCGATGGTCGGCGCACGGTCCCTGCTCCAGCGTGACGTCCCCGACCACCACGTCGCGGTCGGCACGCCCGCGAAGTCGGTGCGGGTGAAACCGGGCTGGGAGTCGGTCGCCGACCCGATCGAGAACGCGAACGAGGACCGCCGCGACGAGCGACGGCTGGCGACCGACCTCCCCGAGGACCTCGACGAGTTCGACGAGTTCGGCCGCGACCGCAGCCCGCCGACGTGA
- a CDS encoding DUF7344 domain-containing protein gives MTQRFPSPSGGPAETVTSTPATPSGSADARQRHALAYLSRFEYPVELRTLAAYVAADEGNVPVEAVDDRAREETAIALHHIDLPHLIDVGVVAYDPESRMVVATETAPIGRYVDVTDGFRSFDPA, from the coding sequence ATGACCCAACGTTTCCCCTCACCCAGCGGCGGCCCGGCGGAGACGGTCACCTCGACGCCAGCCACGCCGTCCGGGTCGGCCGATGCCCGGCAGCGCCACGCGCTCGCGTATCTCTCGCGCTTCGAGTATCCCGTCGAACTCCGGACGCTCGCGGCGTACGTCGCGGCCGACGAGGGGAACGTTCCGGTCGAAGCCGTCGACGACCGGGCACGCGAGGAGACCGCGATCGCGCTCCACCACATCGACCTCCCGCACCTCATCGACGTCGGCGTGGTGGCGTACGACCCCGAGAGCCGGATGGTCGTCGCGACCGAAACCGCGCCCATAGGGCGGTACGTCGACGTCACCGACGGATTTCGCTCGTTCGATCCCGCCTGA